One window of Candidatus Dormiibacterota bacterium genomic DNA carries:
- a CDS encoding SPOR domain-containing protein has product MSRPPSLRRLLLQVIVLAAVLGGLSRLAGRTAKPPVGSDEAPPGGASSTARHADEMSTTPPDLTFYHTLGDARTPGGGPPVRQAQDEAPGRTSETSPAGGGAFVVQALATRDAAAARRIRDRLAARGFPATVSNDRATVRPVYRVRVGRYRTRAEAEAAVRVVRQKLHLSPWILQEEE; this is encoded by the coding sequence TTGAGCCGGCCGCCCTCCCTGCGGCGACTCCTCCTGCAAGTGATCGTGCTGGCGGCGGTCCTCGGCGGGCTGTCCCGCCTCGCGGGCCGGACCGCCAAGCCGCCCGTGGGAAGCGACGAGGCCCCGCCTGGCGGCGCCTCCTCGACCGCGCGCCACGCCGACGAGATGTCGACCACCCCGCCCGACCTGACGTTCTACCACACGCTGGGAGACGCGCGCACTCCCGGCGGGGGGCCTCCGGTGCGCCAGGCGCAGGATGAAGCGCCTGGACGGACCTCCGAGACCTCGCCTGCCGGCGGGGGGGCGTTCGTGGTCCAGGCGCTTGCCACCCGCGATGCGGCCGCGGCGCGGCGGATCCGCGATCGTCTGGCGGCGCGCGGCTTTCCCGCGACCGTGTCCAACGATCGGGCGACCGTCCGTCCGGTGTACCGCGTCCGCGTGGGGCGCTACCGGACGCGGGCGGAGGCGGAGGCGGCGGTCCGGGTCGTGCGTCAAAAGCTCCATCTGAGCCCGTGGATCCTGCAGGAGGAGGAGTGA
- a CDS encoding GGDEF domain-containing protein, which yields MSTDRPADELTIARAALGASRQLDLQAVADAMVRAGMDLGRATASFLYLYDGEQDTFHLKASHIPPEDPRRKGLVTLDLVELRGPDRNAASFMPAVTRAPEALRRVAVEQVLTVPLPGAGTLLGMLLLAREGEGFAPADLDRIGRLVPELVPALLNALLVERYKELIIKDDQTESYNRRYFDRFLSEEVYRAHRYRTSLSLIFLDMDNLKEINNRYGHAMGSKALREVSRRLVREIRGSDKLFRYGGDEFCVVLPETELRGACELSERLRVSLASRSFLVDDTPGMLLTASFGVASYPDHARTSLGLIKCADKAMQKVKLSGKNSIGVSEADEETLQAMGGKR from the coding sequence GTGAGCACGGACAGGCCCGCAGACGAACTGACCATCGCCCGCGCCGCCCTCGGCGCGTCCCGCCAGCTGGATCTGCAGGCGGTCGCCGACGCGATGGTGCGGGCCGGCATGGATCTGGGACGGGCCACGGCCTCCTTCCTTTATCTTTACGACGGCGAGCAGGACACGTTTCATCTGAAGGCCTCTCACATCCCTCCGGAAGATCCCCGGCGCAAGGGGCTGGTGACGCTCGATCTCGTGGAGCTGCGGGGCCCGGACCGGAACGCCGCGTCGTTCATGCCGGCCGTGACCCGCGCACCGGAGGCCTTGCGCCGGGTCGCCGTGGAGCAGGTCCTGACGGTCCCGCTTCCCGGAGCGGGGACTCTGCTCGGCATGCTGCTGCTGGCGCGCGAGGGGGAGGGTTTCGCGCCCGCCGACCTCGACCGGATCGGCCGTCTCGTCCCGGAGCTCGTTCCGGCGCTCCTGAACGCCCTGCTGGTCGAGCGCTACAAGGAGCTCATCATCAAGGATGACCAGACCGAGTCGTACAACCGGCGTTACTTCGATCGGTTCCTGAGCGAGGAGGTGTACCGCGCGCACCGCTACCGCACCTCGCTGTCGCTCATTTTTCTGGACATGGACAACCTGAAGGAAATCAACAACCGCTACGGCCACGCCATGGGGAGCAAGGCGCTGCGGGAAGTGTCGCGCCGGCTGGTGAGGGAGATCCGCGGCAGCGACAAGCTGTTCCGCTATGGCGGCGACGAATTCTGCGTGGTGCTGCCCGAGACCGAGCTGAGGGGAGCCTGCGAGCTCTCCGAGCGCCTGCGCGTGTCGCTCGCCAGCCGCTCGTTCCTCGTGGACGACACGCCGGGGATGCTGTTGACGGCCTCCTTCGGCGTCGCCTCCTATCCCGACCACGCCCGCACCAGCCTGGGGCTGATCAAGTGCGCGGACAAGGCGATGCAGAAGGTCAAGCTTTCGGGCAAGAACTCCATCGGTGTTTCGGAGGCCGACGAAGAGACGCTGCAGGCGATGGGCGGGAAGCGTTGA
- a CDS encoding slipin family protein produces MNGAVGLGPGVLIFVAILAFWIISSIKILNEYERAVVFRLGYLHDKAKGPGPILVVFPIDRMVRVSLRTVVHDVPPQDVITRDNVSVKVNAVVYYRVMDPKKAVVDVEQFHYATSQLAQTTLRAVLGQVELDDLLSKRERLNAELQQILDRHTDPWGVKVSAVEVKHVDLPAEMQRAIAKQAEAEREKRAKIIHAEGEFQASAQLAKAAEVISANPTTLQLRYLQTLTEIATEKNSTIIFPVPIDILDALKKKIA; encoded by the coding sequence ATGAACGGTGCAGTGGGGTTGGGGCCGGGAGTACTGATCTTCGTCGCGATACTGGCCTTCTGGATCATCTCCAGTATCAAGATCCTCAACGAGTACGAGCGCGCCGTCGTGTTCCGCCTGGGGTACCTGCATGACAAGGCGAAGGGGCCGGGGCCGATCCTTGTTGTGTTCCCGATCGACCGCATGGTGCGTGTATCGCTGCGCACGGTCGTGCACGACGTGCCGCCGCAGGACGTGATCACCCGGGACAACGTCTCGGTCAAGGTGAACGCGGTCGTCTACTACCGCGTCATGGATCCGAAGAAGGCGGTGGTCGACGTCGAGCAGTTCCACTACGCCACCTCGCAGCTGGCCCAGACGACGCTGCGGGCCGTTTTGGGGCAGGTGGAGCTCGACGACCTGCTGAGCAAGAGAGAGAGGCTGAACGCCGAGCTGCAGCAGATCCTGGATCGCCACACCGATCCCTGGGGCGTCAAGGTGTCGGCGGTGGAGGTGAAGCACGTCGATCTGCCGGCCGAGATGCAGCGGGCCATCGCGAAGCAGGCCGAGGCGGAGCGCGAGAAGCGCGCCAAGATCATCCATGCCGAAGGGGAGTTCCAGGCCTCGGCGCAGCTCGCCAAGGCGGCGGAGGTGATCTCCGCCAACCCCACGACCCTGCAGCTGCGCTACCTGCAGACCCTGACCGAGATTGCCACCGAGAAGAACTCGACGATCATCTTTCCGGTCCCGATCGACATCCTGGACGCGCTGAAAAAGAAGATCGCGTGA
- a CDS encoding nodulation protein NfeD has product MTTRRGFALGAALAVLLVAGAALASEPHPASSASEAVVYSVTLNDALFPISAGYLKDALAKANEGGAALFILKLDTPGGLVSTVEEMVRDITSSKAPVVVFVNGSKAASGGFFLTIAADVAVMAPGTRIGAAHPVLLPILPTGGGAAVDPTLMTKAENDLAAYARSLASNRGRNEKLAEEVVRKSSSFTEREALKLHLIDYVCRDENEILSLLDGKSIRRFDGTTQTLRLSRVRIVPLDMSTRERLLGVLADPTLAIFLLFGGIVGLYIEFTHPGMIAPGVIGAICLILFALAAQILPMNWIGVALVVAGIVMFLLELKVPSYGTLTVGGVACLVLGALMLFKNEPGMPEVAVARWTIVSIAGSAALIMAILTTLIVRVSRLKVTTGSAGLVGERGTALTDVGSEGRVFVHGEYWNARAARPIQKGANVRVTRVRDLVLDVEESS; this is encoded by the coding sequence ATGACGACACGGCGCGGCTTCGCACTCGGGGCGGCTCTCGCGGTGCTTCTCGTGGCGGGCGCCGCGCTTGCGTCCGAGCCACATCCGGCCTCCTCCGCGTCGGAGGCCGTTGTCTATTCCGTCACCCTCAACGACGCCCTGTTTCCGATCAGCGCGGGCTATCTCAAGGACGCGCTCGCGAAGGCGAACGAGGGCGGCGCCGCGCTTTTCATTCTGAAGCTGGACACGCCCGGCGGGCTGGTCTCTACGGTTGAGGAGATGGTGCGCGACATCACCTCCTCGAAGGCGCCGGTCGTCGTCTTCGTGAACGGAAGCAAGGCGGCCTCGGGCGGCTTCTTCCTGACGATCGCGGCGGACGTGGCGGTCATGGCCCCCGGGACCCGCATCGGCGCGGCGCACCCCGTGCTCCTTCCGATCCTCCCGACCGGCGGCGGGGCCGCTGTCGACCCGACCCTGATGACCAAGGCGGAGAACGACCTCGCGGCCTACGCGCGGAGCCTCGCCTCGAACCGCGGGCGCAACGAGAAACTGGCCGAAGAGGTCGTGCGCAAGAGCAGCTCGTTCACCGAGCGCGAGGCGCTCAAGCTCCATCTCATCGATTACGTCTGCAGGGACGAGAACGAGATCCTGTCCCTCCTGGACGGCAAGAGCATCCGCCGCTTCGACGGCACGACGCAGACGCTGCGCCTGTCACGCGTGCGCATCGTGCCTCTGGACATGTCCACCCGCGAGCGGCTTCTCGGAGTGCTCGCCGACCCGACCCTGGCCATCTTCCTCCTGTTCGGCGGGATCGTCGGGCTCTACATCGAGTTCACCCACCCGGGGATGATCGCCCCGGGTGTGATCGGCGCGATCTGCCTGATCCTGTTCGCCCTGGCGGCGCAGATCCTTCCGATGAACTGGATCGGGGTCGCGCTGGTGGTGGCGGGGATCGTCATGTTTTTGCTGGAACTGAAAGTGCCGAGTTATGGCACCCTGACGGTCGGCGGAGTGGCCTGCCTGGTCCTCGGCGCGCTGATGCTGTTCAAGAACGAGCCGGGAATGCCGGAGGTGGCAGTCGCGCGCTGGACGATCGTCTCGATCGCCGGATCGGCGGCGCTCATCATGGCGATCCTCACCACCCTGATCGTCCGCGTGTCGCGTCTCAAGGTGACGACAGGCTCGGCCGGACTGGTGGGGGAGCGGGGGACGGCGCTGACCGACGTGGGATCGGAGGGACGCGTGTTCGTGCATGGGGAGTACTGGAACGCCCGGGCGGCCCGACCCATCCAGAAAGGGGCGAATGTCAGGGTGACGCGCGTGCGTGATCTGGTGCTGGACGTGGAGGAGTCATCCTGA
- a CDS encoding pyridoxal phosphate-dependent aminotransferase has protein sequence MTSKEMCLARRLHAVSVSPTLAVMMEAKALKERGVDVIDFGPGEPDFDTPENIKRAAVQALQNNLTHYTDTGGVLDLRRAIAARYRERHGAAWGPDEVLTGCGGKNVLFLIALSLFEEGDRVALYAPYWVSFPEQVKLAGATPVVLEAREADGFVARARDLEAHTDLKAIIVNSPCNPSGAVIPPEEIERLAKFAERTGAWVISDETYDTFHYGPGPFASLASEQARLRERLVLVNSLSKTYAMTGWRVGYALGPRPLIDALRKVQSHDATHTSSISQAAAIEALTGPQDSIEAMREEYRRRRDELVRSLNRIRGIACTLPPGSFYVFPNVRDAMSALGSASSADFARRLMTEIGVATVPGEAFGAPGYLRLSYALGLDRIRAGVERLRRLLGARDA, from the coding sequence ATGACATCGAAGGAGATGTGTCTGGCGCGCAGGCTCCACGCCGTGAGCGTATCGCCGACGCTGGCCGTGATGATGGAGGCCAAGGCCCTGAAGGAGCGGGGCGTGGACGTCATCGACTTCGGGCCGGGGGAGCCCGATTTCGACACGCCGGAGAACATCAAGCGCGCCGCGGTCCAGGCGCTCCAGAACAACCTCACCCATTACACCGACACCGGCGGGGTCCTCGATCTGCGCCGCGCGATCGCCGCCCGCTACAGGGAGCGTCATGGAGCGGCCTGGGGGCCGGACGAGGTCCTGACCGGATGCGGCGGGAAGAATGTCCTGTTCCTGATCGCCCTGTCGCTGTTCGAGGAGGGGGACAGGGTGGCCCTCTACGCTCCGTACTGGGTCTCGTTCCCCGAGCAGGTGAAGCTCGCCGGCGCCACACCGGTCGTCCTGGAGGCGCGCGAGGCCGACGGGTTCGTCGCGCGCGCCCGCGACCTGGAGGCGCACACCGACCTCAAGGCGATCATCGTGAACTCGCCGTGCAACCCGTCCGGCGCCGTGATCCCGCCGGAGGAGATCGAGCGCCTGGCGAAGTTCGCCGAGCGCACGGGAGCCTGGGTGATCTCGGACGAGACCTACGACACGTTCCATTACGGGCCCGGCCCGTTCGCGTCCCTGGCGTCGGAGCAGGCCCGGCTGCGCGAGCGGCTGGTGCTCGTGAACTCGCTCTCCAAGACCTACGCCATGACCGGCTGGCGCGTCGGCTACGCCCTCGGTCCCCGTCCTCTCATCGACGCGCTGCGCAAGGTGCAATCGCACGACGCCACGCACACATCGTCGATCTCCCAGGCGGCCGCGATCGAGGCCCTCACCGGCCCCCAGGACTCGATCGAGGCCATGCGCGAGGAGTACCGCCGGCGCCGGGACGAGCTGGTGCGCTCGCTGAACCGCATCCGCGGCATTGCGTGCACCCTTCCACCCGGAAGCTTCTACGTCTTCCCGAACGTCCGCGACGCCATGTCGGCGCTCGGCAGCGCCAGCTCCGCCGATTTCGCCCGCCGCCTGATGACGGAGATCGGCGTGGCCACCGTCCCCGGGGAGGCGTTCGGCGCACCCGGGTACCTGCGTCTGTCCTATGCCCTGGGTCTGGATCGGATCCGCGCCGGCGTCGAGCGCCTGCGCCGGCTCCTCGGCGCACGGGACGCATGA
- the coaD gene encoding pantetheine-phosphate adenylyltransferase yields the protein MKLTAVYPGTFDPITNGHIDILTRGGRMFDRIIVAILRNPDKDPLFPLEERAEILKAVASRWSNVEVESFDGLLVDFARKRGAQVIVRGLRALSDFEYEFQMTLMNQRLEPGIQTVFMMPSEAYSYVSSRLVKEVARLGGDVTGLVPAEVVARLKKRFAVTA from the coding sequence GTGAAGCTGACGGCGGTCTACCCGGGGACGTTCGATCCCATCACCAACGGGCACATCGACATCCTGACTCGGGGCGGCCGGATGTTCGATCGGATCATCGTCGCGATCCTGAGGAATCCGGACAAGGACCCGCTGTTCCCTCTCGAAGAGCGCGCGGAGATCCTCAAGGCCGTGGCGAGCCGCTGGTCCAACGTGGAGGTCGAGTCGTTCGACGGCCTGCTGGTCGATTTCGCGCGCAAGCGCGGCGCGCAGGTGATCGTGCGGGGTCTGCGGGCGCTGTCGGATTTCGAGTACGAGTTCCAGATGACCCTGATGAACCAGCGTCTGGAGCCCGGCATCCAGACGGTGTTCATGATGCCGTCCGAGGCCTACTCCTATGTCAGCAGCAGGCTGGTGAAGGAGGTGGCGCGCCTCGGAGGGGACGTGACCGGGCTCGTGCCGGCCGAGGTCGTCGCGCGGCTGAAGAAGCGTTTCGCGGTGACGGCATGA
- the recN gene encoding DNA repair protein RecN produces the protein MLRCLHITNLAIVRELTLDLGSGLNLLTGETGAGKSILVDALAFVLGGRSGPEMLRAGAERASVEVEFDLSSNRAARLFLEERGYALDGDAIVTRREILAQGKGRSFLGGTLAPLSDLKGLGAALVDLHGQHQQQTLLHAANHRDLLDRHAGLDARLDVMDGASHALAGVTARLHSLREGAQRLLQRADALRHLIDEIERTAPRSGERDALRAERELLRNSETILRQSRGAYEALYEGEAAALSRLAEAIRSLRELARFDPGLHESLERAEAARADLQETAFALRDYPARLNFEPHRLESIDDRIQTLESLLRKHAPGGREEDLLRLRDEAVLEIEQLVGGGETVEELETKVEGLRAETLRIAAALSRDRRSAAQTLEAKVERQLAELAMPARFSVDFRTRPSPGSGLWVEGEEVAVDAAGYDVVEFLLSANPGEPLAPLASVASGGELSRVMLALEVVLRREAEPRVLVFDEVDSGIGGAVAEAVGRKLSELARSHQVICVTHLPQIAAHADRHVLVRKRRARGRAEVDVETLDDRGKVQEIARMLAGEKVTPAALRHAAEMRARGRAPAGPEAGR, from the coding sequence ATGCTCCGCTGCCTGCACATCACCAACCTGGCCATCGTCCGAGAACTCACGCTCGATCTGGGGAGCGGGCTCAACTTGCTGACGGGAGAGACGGGTGCCGGCAAATCGATCCTGGTGGACGCCTTGGCGTTCGTCCTGGGGGGACGAAGCGGCCCCGAGATGCTGCGGGCCGGAGCCGAGCGCGCCTCCGTCGAGGTCGAGTTCGACCTCTCGTCCAACCGCGCGGCCCGGCTCTTCCTCGAAGAGCGCGGCTACGCCCTCGACGGCGACGCGATCGTCACCCGGCGCGAGATCCTGGCGCAGGGGAAGGGACGGTCCTTCCTGGGGGGCACGCTCGCGCCCCTTTCCGACTTGAAGGGGCTGGGGGCCGCCCTGGTCGATCTGCACGGCCAGCACCAGCAGCAGACCCTCCTTCACGCGGCGAACCACCGCGACCTGCTCGACCGGCACGCCGGTCTCGACGCCCGCCTCGACGTCATGGACGGCGCCTCGCACGCTCTTGCGGGGGTCACGGCCCGCCTGCACTCGCTGCGCGAGGGGGCGCAGAGGCTCCTGCAACGGGCGGACGCCCTGCGCCATCTCATCGACGAGATTGAGAGGACCGCTCCCAGATCGGGGGAGCGCGACGCTCTGCGCGCCGAGCGCGAGCTCCTGCGCAACTCCGAGACGATCCTCCGCCAGTCGCGCGGCGCCTACGAGGCGCTGTACGAGGGGGAAGCGGCCGCGCTGTCGCGGCTCGCCGAGGCGATCCGATCGCTGCGGGAGCTCGCCCGCTTCGACCCCGGGCTGCACGAGTCGCTGGAGCGGGCCGAGGCGGCGCGGGCCGACCTGCAGGAGACGGCGTTCGCGCTGCGCGACTATCCGGCTCGTCTGAACTTCGAGCCGCACCGTCTGGAGTCGATCGACGACCGGATCCAGACGCTCGAGTCGCTGCTGCGCAAGCACGCCCCGGGCGGCCGGGAGGAGGATCTCCTGAGGCTGCGCGACGAGGCGGTGCTCGAGATCGAGCAGCTCGTCGGGGGCGGAGAGACGGTCGAGGAGCTGGAGACGAAGGTCGAGGGTCTGCGGGCCGAGACGCTCCGCATCGCCGCGGCGCTGTCGCGGGATCGGCGCTCCGCGGCGCAGACGCTCGAGGCCAAGGTGGAGCGCCAGCTCGCCGAGCTGGCGATGCCGGCGCGCTTTTCCGTCGACTTCCGGACCCGTCCGTCCCCCGGCTCCGGTCTGTGGGTGGAAGGGGAGGAGGTCGCCGTTGACGCGGCGGGATACGACGTGGTGGAATTCCTCCTGTCGGCCAACCCGGGGGAGCCGCTGGCCCCTCTGGCCTCGGTCGCCTCCGGGGGGGAGTTGTCGCGGGTCATGCTGGCGCTCGAGGTCGTCCTGAGGAGAGAGGCGGAGCCCCGCGTGCTCGTGTTCGACGAAGTGGACTCCGGGATCGGCGGGGCCGTGGCGGAAGCGGTCGGCCGGAAACTCTCCGAGCTGGCGCGAAGCCATCAGGTCATCTGTGTCACGCATCTGCCGCAGATCGCCGCGCACGCGGACCGGCACGTCCTGGTCCGCAAGCGCCGGGCGCGCGGCCGGGCCGAGGTGGACGTCGAGACGCTGGACGACCGGGGCAAGGTGCAGGAGATCGCGCGCATGCTCGCCGGAGAAAAGGTCACCCCCGCGGCCCTGCGGCACGCCGCCGAGATGCGGGCCCGCGGACGCGCTCCGGCCGGACCCGAGGCGGGCCGGTGA